The following proteins are encoded in a genomic region of Coffea eugenioides isolate CCC68of chromosome 6, Ceug_1.0, whole genome shotgun sequence:
- the LOC113775539 gene encoding uncharacterized protein LOC113775539 yields MGTREVYEEKLRTGNMYEYDPTMKPGLGSPRCPRCLCLLEPSMDKGEWTITPVLRDATAVAGSGIGGLLSAIHGFNTGIPYVQKHVKGPKWLPFVIGLPPFLIYSAASAAFGGYAFPRFTQLSVTSYYAASSASSYCISLLTRRIEDNRTSSSPSQHGRLG; encoded by the exons atggggACTCGCGAAGTCTACGAAGAGAAGCTGAGAACAGGGAATATGTACGAATACGATCCTACCATGAAACCTGGCCTTGGCTCTCCCCGTTGCCCTCGTTGTCTTTGTCTCTTAGAACCTTCAATG GACAAGGGAGAGTGGACCATCACTCCGGTTCTCCGCGACGCCACTGCTGTG GCTGGCTCAGGAATTGGTGGACTTCTCAGTGCAATTCATGGTTTTAACACAG GGATTCCGTATGTCCAAAAACATGTGAAGGGGCCAAAGTGGCTTCCATTTGTTATCGGG CTTCCTCCATTTCTGATCTATTCCGCAGCTAGTGCTGCATTTGGAG GTTATGCATTTCCAAGATTTACTCAGCTCAGTGTGACATCGTATTATGCTGCTTCAAGTGCATCAAGTTACTGCATTTCATTGCTCACCAGACGGATTGAAGACAACCGCACTTCTTCCTCCCCCTCCCAACATGGAAGACTGGGATGA
- the LOC113774586 gene encoding zinc finger protein 8 has product MDKAERETHDFMNVESFSQLPFIRPAPVKEKGIRLFGKEFGGDSNSTVTTADDSESALTTNPHRHEQSTKDSDNGDSTRKFECHYCCRNFPTSQALGGHQNAHKRERQHAKRAHLQSAMVHGGLAETHVYGLMNYHRLGSVPTPALAYHSWGKSSNSYTSNSRFYGTGGHGSFSHQPPINGSPLALWRIPAAAHSSPTFSRDGSVHHPLPLFSNDDLKPPQVMSSNSQTRLGYETSKPKIQDHVSLDLHL; this is encoded by the coding sequence ATGGACAAGGCTGAAAGAGAAACACATGACTTCATGAATGTTGAATCCTTCTCCCAGCTGCCCTTCATTCGACCTGCACCAGTTAAAGAAAAGGGCATCCGACTTTTTGGCAAAGAATTTGGAGGGGACTCCAACAGTACTGTTACTACTGCTGACGACTCCGAATCTGCTCTGACGACTAATCCTCATCGTCATGAGCAGAGTACTAAGGATAGTGATAATGGAGATAGCACTCGAAAATTCGAATGCCACTATTGTTGCAGAAACTTCCCTACATCTCAAGCCCTTGGAGGCCATCAAAATGCACACAAGAGGGAGAGGCAGCATGCTAAAAGAGCACATCTTCAGTCAGCAATGGTGCATGGAGGCCTAGCTGAGACTCATGTTTATGGCCTTATGAATTATCATCGCCTTGGTTCGGTGCCAACCCCGGCTTTGGCCTATCATTCTTGGGGGAAAAGCAGCAATTCTTATACAAGTAACTCAAGATTCTATGGTACTGGTGGTCACGGCTCTTTTTCTCATCAGCCACCTATCAACGGCAGCCCGTTAGCCTTGTGGAGAATTCCAGCAGCTGCCCACAGTTCCCCTACTTTTAGTCGAGACGGTTCGGTTCATCATCCACTTCCCTTGTTTTCCAATGATGATTTGAAGCCTCCACAAGTGATGAGCTCCAATTCTCAAACTCGGCTAGGGTATGAAACTTCAAAGCCTAAAATTCAAGATCATGTGAGTTTGGACCTGCATCTCTAA